In Sandaracinaceae bacterium, the genomic window GTTCGTGGCGGAGCTCCTCACGTCTCCCACACTTCCTCGAGCGGCTCGGCCGTCCCAGGGGTCGGTAGCCCCGCAACGGTCCGTAGAGGGGTCGATCGACCGAGGATCGCGGACGCCCGAGCGTGATGCAGGAGGGCGTCAGGAGACCATGTGGCTGCGGGCCTCGCCGCGTGGCCCGGTCACGGCGTGACTGAGCGCGATGACCTCCACGAGCAGCGCGCGGTAGACGCTGTCGAGCTCCGTCAGCTCGACCTCTCCCTCGGCCTGCTCGATGGCCTCCTCCACGTGGTGCTGCACGAAGTCGAGCACTGCGGGCTGACCCATGGCGACCACGTCGTCGCTGTCCAGCGTCTCCGTGGGATCGTTGGCGCGCAGCTCCTCGTCCACGCTGAGGGTCTCGAGGGCGATCTGCAGCGAGCGCTCGTCGACCTCCTCGAGGCGCGTCGGGAAGGCCTCGCGGAAAATCATGAAGACGGTCACCACCAAGAAGTACCCGAGTGACTGCACCAGTTCGTCCTGGCCGTCCGAGAGCTGCTCCGCCAGCCAGTCGCTGAGCGCCGGCTGGCGCCTGTCCAGCTCGGAATAGCCGCGGTCCAGCAGGCCCTGGAGGTCGTCCTCGTGCGCGTCCAGCTGCGCCTCCACGAGCTGGACGAAGTGCTCGTCCACCACCGCGTGACGGGGCACGGGGCGCAGGGCCGCTTTGCGAAGGAACATGCGCCCGATCTAGCAGGCCCCGCCCCGCTGACCAGACGAAGGTAGCGGAGGGGCGCTGGCCTGCCGCACGGCAGCTGATACCGTGGGGCGTGGCCGACGACGCGCGCTCCTCCGAGGACTCACCGCTCGTCGGGCAGCTGGCCCCCACGAGCCTGCGCGCCACGCCCCCACGCACCAGCCGCGAGCAGCGCTGGGCCGCGTTGCTCGCCGCCGTCAGCACGATGGTCGGCGCGATTGGCACGGCGCTCTCGCCCATGCTGCTGCTGCATCACCCCGAGTGGCTGCTGGGGCTGAGCCCCGACATGCGGCACATCATGCTCACCGCGACCTCGCTCGACCTGCGCACCGTCCTGCTCATCTGCGTGCCGCGCCGGGTGTTTGGGATGTACGCGGCCTGGGCCGTCGGCGCAGCGTTCGGTGGCGCGGCGTTGGGCTTCATCGAGGGACGCTATCCACGCGTCTTGCGTCTGGTGCGCTTCATCGAGCGCGCCTTCCTGCGCACTGGCCCAGCGCTCCTCGTGGTCTGGCCGTCCTACACGTTGAGCTCCATCGCTGGCGTGGTGCGCACCCCGCTGGGCCGCTTTCTGGCCGGTACGACGCTGGGCCAGGTGGGGTACGTGCTGCTCAGCTTCTACTTCGGACGTGAGGTGGGCGACGTGACCGACCGCTTCCTCGTGTGGCTGCGTGATCACGTCGTCCACGCCACGCTGGTGTGCGTGGGCGCCGTCGGCCTGCAGGTGGTGTTGCGCCTCCGACGCCGTGCACGCGAACGCCGCGCGCGCGGGAGCGCGACGGATCAGGGAGCGAGCACGTCCGACGAGAGGCCCCGCCGCTGAGGCCAAGCCCCACGACGCCAGCACCCGACGTCGTGCGAGCGCGGGGTTCGCAGACCCTCGTCGCGCGAACGCGACGGCCACTGCGCAGCGCGAGCGACCGGCCTGCGCAGCGCGAGCGACGGCCACTGCGCAGCGCGGCGCGCGACGGCCACTGCGCAGCGCGAGCGCGATAGTCACTGCGCTGCGCGGGCGCGCGACGCCCCCGGTTCCGTGGGCAGCAGGTGCGCGGGCGCGCCACGACGCCTTGACGTGCGCCTTCAGCCGACCTTGCGCTTGCTGCGAGGCTGGCGCCTTCGCAGCGCCGCCGTCGCTCCCAGCGCCCAGCGCTGCGCGTCGATCCGGCGCGGGTGGCGTTGCGCTCGAACTGTTCGGCCACCGACGCGTGCACGTCCACCGCGCTGCTGCGTGCCTGGACACGGATCTCGCCGATGTCCTGGCTGGTGACGTCCCCCTTGCGGCAGAGGATGGCGAGCAGACGCCGCACGTCGGCCCCCTTCTCTTCGCCCCAGCTCACCTGGAAGGTAACGAACTCGTTCCCTGGGGCGGACGAGCCCTTGGGCGCCCGCGCGGGACCAGCCGGACGCTGGCGCCCTTCGCTGGGTGTCGCGCGACCGACCCGCGGCGCGCGTTCGGCGCGCGGGTCGCGGTACGGCTGCACGTCGCGCGGCGCACAGGGGCCTGCGAAGTCCATCCGCGTGAGCAACGCAGCCACCAGGTCGCGGGCGTCCCTGCCGTCGAGCAGCAACTCGGCCAATCGGCGCCGCCCGGGGAGCGACTCGTCGCCCGTCTCGGCATCGTGCTGCGCGGTCTCGGCCACGGAAGCCAAGAGGCGCTCACGGGCCGAGGCGCGACATCGTCGGCGGTGGGCACGTCTTCGAAGCGCGGCTTCACGCGCGCCGAGCGGAAGAGCATCTCGGCCCGGCTGCGAGCGCGGGGCGGCACGAAGATGACGTTGCGGCCCTTCTTTCCGGCGCGACCCGTGCGCCCGCTACGGTGCGTGTACACGTCCGCGTTCGTTGGTGGGTCCACCTGGATGACCAACGCGATGTCGTGCACGTCGAGCCCGCGCCGCGAGGTCCCGTCGCGACCAGCGGCCACGCGCCGCTGCGGAACAACTCGAACGTCCCCGTCTCATCCGCGTCATGTCGCCGTGCAGCGCGCGCGCCGAGAAGCCGTTGTCGCAGAGCGCCGCCGCCAGCCCCTCGGTGTCGGCGCGCGTGCGCACGAAGAGCAGCGTCTTGTCGTCGGGCGCGGACAGCAGCGTGTTGATGATGGCCGGCAGCGCCTGCCCGTTGGACCCCTCGCGACGTGATCGATGTCCGCGTTCGCGCTGCCCAGGGTCGTGCCTCAGGCGCCAGCAGGTCGCTGCAGGCGGCTCGCGAGCCGCTGAACCGCAGGGGAACGTCGCGGACACCGGGTGCGTCGTGCGCTCTTCTGGTGCGTGGCCGAGGATGGCGTTGAGCTCTCCTCGAAGTCCATGTCGAGCATCTGGTCGGTCGTCCAGCACCACGGCGCGCATGTCGCCGGCTGCAGGCCACCGTGCGCAGGTGGTCGAAGCCGACCAGGCGCTCACCACGACCGCTGGCTCAGACCTGAGCTCAGCCCTCGACGGGTTGGTGCCACCGGCGGCGAGCGCCCACGCGCGCAGCGCTGGTACAGCCCGTGAGCTCCCGACCCAGCTGCTGCGCGAGCTCGCGTGTGGGCGATCACGAGCGAGGGCGCCGCGTGGCGGCGCCTGGAGGTTCGATGGTCCATGATGTCCGCGACGGCGAGGCCGATCACGACAGTCTTCCGGACCCGGTCTGCGAAGAGACGCGTAGGGTCTCGGCCGACGGCGTCGGCGTACGACGGCGGCCTGGACAGTGGTGAGCGATTCGGGAAGCCTGCGCACCTGGGTGTCGCCGGAGCCCAGGGGGGCGGCGGAGAGGTTCGTGCAATGTCATCTAGTGGTCTCGGGGCGCCTCTTCGAAGACGACTGAAGCAGAGGCAGCCAACGAGAACGGCGATGGGGAGCGGGGTCCTCTCCGCGCGGGACACGCGTGGGGGTGAGAGGAGGGGTCAGCGCTTTAGGCGCACCGACCGACGCTCGGGTCCCCTTTATGGGGGCAATCCCGCGCCGCGTCCAGTCGGCGCCCCCCCGCCCGACGACCCGCCCGCCGGATAGTGCGCACCGCGCCTTGCGGGGCTGCTACCTTCCCGCGCGTGAACACCGTCTTCACCCTGTCCGCCGGAGAGGAGCTCCCCGCCCTCACAGACGCGTTCGCGCGTGAGCACGCGGGGTGGGACGTCGAGCCGCTCCGCGCCCATGTCACCGCGTTGGCCCACGCGTTCGTCGATGCGTCGGTGCAGGGGCTGGTCCTGGGCCTCATCACGGACGGGGTGACCGTCAGCTCGTTCACCGAGTCGCTCATGCGCGGCTTGGCCTCCCTGGTGGAGAGCGTCGCGGGCAAGCTCGTACACCAGGTGTTGAAGAAAGCTCCCCGTGACGTCTTGATGGACGCCGGCCAATTCTTCACGTCGCGGGTCGCCCGCCTCCCCGACGTCGCGCAGCCCGTCATCGCCGTCCCCATGACGCCCGACAACGCGGCCGCGCTGCAGCTCGCGATCGAGTCGGTCGAGAAGGACGCGCTGGTGCGCGCGATGGCCGGCGTGGTGGACGACAGCCTGGACTATCTGTTCGTCGCGGCGTTCGCGGTCATCCCCGTGGGGCCGCTGACACGCCGCGCGGTGGACGCCGGGGGGCACGCCATGCGCTCGGGGGGCAAGAGCGCGTCGGCCCGCGCGATCCGCAATGCCAGTAATGACGAACACAAGGATCTCGCGGACTTCATCGCCCGACGGCGCGCAGAACTCCCGTAATTACGCGCACTGACACCTACACGGTGCCATTTGTCACCCCGTGTCAATCTTGGTCGTTTTCGTGTCCGAGTGGCCATGACATCGTGTTAGCGTCGCGGCCAAGCTCATGACTTGGCCACGCCTGCGCGTCCTGCTCCTCCCACTGACCCTCGCGATATGTCTGGGGGCTCCACGCCCAGCCCACGCGACACCCCAGGACCTCATGGGCTTCGGGGGTCGCTCGCCCGCCATGGGCATGACGGGGACGTCGTTCGCCGACAACTTCGAGGCGGCCTACAGCAACCCGGCCGGCCTCGGACGCAACGGCAGGATGGAGCTCATGCTCGGAGCCACGGGCGGCATGTTCCGCCTGAAGCTCGACGGGTCGGAATTCCCTCTCGACGCCTCCCAGGGCATGACCATCGGCTTTCAGCTGCCGCTCCCTTTCGGCGGCCCGTTGGAAGACGTCCTGACGCTCGGTGCGGGCTTCTTCACGCCGTTCAACACCATCCTCCGGAACGACGTGCGCTTCGCGGAGGCGCCGCAGTGGACCGTCATCGACCGAGCTCAGGTGGTCGCGCTCCAGATCGGCTTCGGCATCGGTCTCGAGCGCTGGATCCCCGGGTTGCGGTTGGGCATCGGCATCTCCGGGTTGGCGCAGAACTCCGGCACCCTCGACGTCCTCCTCGACGAGACCAACCAGTTCGTCTCGCTCACCGAGGTGCAGCTGCTGGCCGACTTCGCGCCCATCGCAGGTCTGCAGTTCTACCGTGACAACTTCTCCTTGGGCATCACGTACAGGTCCGAGTTGGTGTCGGCCATCGACCTCGACATCTCGGTCCGCAACCTGCCCATCTCGCTCCCTCTGTTGGGCATCGACGCCTACGCGCACTACGACCCGCACAACCTGTCGGTGGAGGGGTCCTGGAAGCCCATCCCCGAGTTGATGCTCGCGCTCAACCTCACATGGCGGCGCTGGTCCGCCTATCCGGGCCCCGCAGGCGCCACGACCGACCGCAGCAACTTCCCGCCGGCCATGAACTTCCACGACACGGTCTCTCCGCGACTGGGCATGGAGTACACCTCGCGCCGCGAACGCCTGTCCCTGATGGCGCGCGCAGGCGTCGCCTACGAGCCGACCCCCGCACCCCGCGCCGCCATGGCGGCCGTGCGCGACTTCAACCGCGAGCCCCTCTTGGACATGAACGGGCAAGTCGTGATGCAGCCGCAGCGACGCCTCGACAACAACCGCTTCATCGCGTCGGCTGGCTTCGGGCTGGAGTGGCAGACGGCGCACGAGCCAGTGCTTCGTATCGACGTCTTCGGACAGGCCCAGGCGCTCCAGGCGCGGACGCACCGTGTCCCAGCCCCCGGTGAGACACAGAACATGCGAACCAGCGGCTACGTGCTCGTCTTCGGCGGAGTGGGAGGCCTGTCATGGTGAGACCCATCAGGACCCTCGGCCCCCTGCTCGGCGTGTTGCTCACGCTCGGCTTCGTCGGTCGCGCAAGCGCGACGCCCGGTGACACGCTGGGCTTCGGGACGCGCAACATCAACCTCGCGGGCGCCGTCACCGCGGACGTCGAGGACGTGGGCGGCAACTACTACAACCCCGCAGGCATCGTCCGCGGGCCCGGGCTACGCCTGACGCTCAGCTACGTGTCCATGAACTCCGCGCTCGAGATCAACGGACGAGACAGCAACGTCGAGCGCATGAGCGGCATCACCCTGGGCATCGTCGCGCCGCTGCGCATCGGCGACTTCCGCTTTGGCTTCGGTGTCGGCGTCCACCTGCCGGACCAGCGCCTGAGTCGTACGCGCTCCACCATCCAGTCCCGCCCGCGCTGGGAGCGCTACGACACGCGGCCCCACAAGGTCTATCTGTCCACCAACATCGCCTTCCGGCCCATCGACTGGCTCTTGATCGGCGCGGGCATCACCTTCCAGTCCCCATCGGACCTGCAGCTCGTGATCGACGGCAGCGCCGACCTGTTCCGCGTCTCGAGCACGCGCCTGCGGCACCAGTTCGAGGGTGACCTGACCAGCACGCGCTATCCGCAACTGGGCGCCCAGATCATCGCGTCGGACAGCCTCTCGTTCGGCATCTCGTGGCGCGGCGCGCTCACCCTGCGCAACAAGCTCTCGGCGACGGTGGACGGAGACGTCGTGGTGGGCACGGTGATGGCGCCGCTCGACTTCTCGCTGGTGAGCGACAGCGTGAGCACCTACATGCCCCAGCAGCTGACGCTGGGCGTGGCCGCGCGCCCCGTCGAGCGCCTGCGCGTGAGCATGGACCTCACCTGGATGGACTGGTCCAAGCACCCGAGCCTGATCCCGACCGAGGTCATCACGCTGGAGATCGATCTTTCGCAGCTCCCGGTGATGCTCGACATCCCCGAGGAGATCGGCGGTCGCTCGCCCATCCCGATGAACATGCACGACACCCTCGTCCCGCGCGTCGGCATCGAGTTCGACGCGTTCCGAAACGACCGCATGCTGTTCCAGACCCGGCTCGGGTACGTGTACGAGGGCACGCCCTTCCCCCTCCAGCGCGGGGCCACCAACTTCGTGGACTCGGACCGCCACACGATCTCGCTCGGGGCGGGACTGCGCCTGACCGATCTCGAGCCGACCATCCCGGGCTACCTACAGCTGGACGCGTATTTTCAGTACGCGTACCTTCCCACGCGCTACCACCAGAAAGACAGCCTGGTGGACCCCGTCGGTGACTACCGCGCGGGTGGGCAGCAGTACGGCTTCGGGCTCAGCCTCGAGGTGGTGTTCGAATGACCCAGCACACACCCTCTCCCAATCCTCCACGACGCGCTGCGCGCTTCCTCGGCGTGGTCCTCGCGCTGCTCGCGGGCTGTGCGGCCCTCGGCAAAGAGACACCATTCTCCGAGCCCGTCAGCACCAGCGGGGTCGGGCCGTTCCGACGCCTGAGCTCGGACGAGACCCGCTTCCGGGGCGCGGCCCTGAGCCTCGGCGAGGTCGGGCTCGACGGTGCCTCGTGGGCGGCCGGGTCGCTCTTCTACGCGGCGGGCGCCGTCATCAGCCCGCTCCCCACGCGGGACGTCGACCTGCCCGCGCGTGCGCTCGACCCTGGGCAGTTCGAGCCCATGCGCATTTTTCGGAGCAGCGTCGAAGAGCAATTCGGGTTCGACACCGGGAGCGTGGTGCTGGACGCGAGCCAAGCGTGGGAGGGCGGGTTCGTGACCCAGCCGTTCGCGTTCGAGATGGAAGACGGCAGCATCCGCCTCTACTACGCCGGTGCTGGCGGCATCGGCCTGGCAACGGCCCCCAACGTCGGCGGGACATTCTCCCGCGCGGGAGACGGTCTGGTGCTGGCAAACGACCTAGGCGTTCAAGGTGGGGCGCTGCGGTCGCCGACGGTCACCGTGCTCGACGGAATCTACTACCTGTACGCAGACGACGGGACGGACATCTGGGTCGCGACGTCGGTGGACGGCCTCACCTTCACGCTGCTGGACACGGACGACGCGGCGGCGGGCACGAACCCCTTGCGCATCCCCGATCCGATCGACGACGACGACCCCCGCGAGCTGGCCCACGTCAGCCCGGCCGCGCTGGTGGCCACGTCCCCCACGGGGCGCACCACGCTGCGCCTCTACGTCGAGTGCCAGCAGGAGCCCGAGAACGGCAACGAGGACCAGCGCGTCGTGGCGGCCCTCGCGAGCCTGGACGGAGTTACCTTCGAACGCGCGCGCCTGCCCGCGCAGGAGGCCCGTGACGCTCCCGGGCAACCCGCGATCCGCCCGTTCCACGAGGGCGTGAGCGAGGCGCTCATGTACGTGACCGTGGCCCGCGGCACGGACCCTCAGCTGCGCGCGCTGCAGGTCGCCGTCGACCCCGGTCGGGCCAGCTTCGTCCCCGAAGAGGAGGCCACCCCATGAACTCCGAGGTTCAGCGCGAGGGCCACGACGAGGACCCCCAGGGGCTGCGCGAACGCAAGAAGGTGCAGACCCGCGAGGCGCTGGTCCACGCGGCGCGCGACCTCTTCCTGGAGCGCGGCTTCGACAGCGTGACGGTGGATGAGATCGCGCAGATGGCGAACGTCTCCCGACGCACGTTCTTCCGCTACTTCGCGACCAAGGAGGCCGCCGCCTTTCCGAACCGCGACCGTTGGCTGGAGCAGTTCCATGCGCTCACGGCACAGCGCGCAGGGGAGCCCGCGTACCAGACGGTGCGCCGCGCGCTCCTGGGGATGGCGGGGGCGTTCATGGAGCACCGTGACGCGATGATCGCGCAGCACCGCATCGCCAACGCCGCCACCTCGCTGATCGCGTACCAGCGCGACGTGGACCGAGTGTGGGCCGACGTGATCGCCGACGCGCTGCGGCACGAGCATGGGGGCCGCGAGTCACGGCTCATCGCGGCCGCCATGATGGGCGTGATCCGCGCGACGCTCGACGAGTGGTTCGCGCAAGGAGCCCTAGGCGACCTCCTCGAGATGGGCACCGAGGCGCTCGAGCTGGTGGAGCGCGGCGTGCTGCACGGCACGCGAGCGGTCGGATAGCCCCTCTGCGGCCGCGTCGGAAGCCCGCTTTCGGCTGGCGTCGGCGGGCCTCTGCGGGGCATGCTTCGGCCCTCCTTTGGCATTCAAGACAGCGACCATGACCGACAAGCCGACGATCCTCTACACGTTCACCGACGAGGCCCCCGCCCTCGCGACCTACTCCCTCCTGCCCATCCTCCAGGCCTTCGCGGCGCCCGCCGGGGTGGCCATCGAGACCCGCGACATCTCGCTCGCAGCGCGCATCCTGGCCGTCTTCCCCGAGCGGTTGACCGACGCGCAGAAGACCCCGGACGCGCTGGCCGAGCTGGGCAAGCTGGTGGTGCTGCCCGAGGCCAACGTCATCAAGTTGCCGAACATCAGCGCGTCGATGCCGCAGCTGAAGGCCGCCATCGCCGAGCTGCAGGCCGACGGCTACGACATCCCGAACTACCCGGACGCGCCCAGCACGGACGAAGAGAAGCAGGCCAAGGCCCGCTACGACAAGGTCAAGGGCAGCGCGGTGAACCCCGTGCTGCGCGAGGGCAACTCCGACCGCCGCGCACCGCGGGCAGTGAAGGACTTCGCCCGCAAGAACCCGCACTCGATGGGCAAGTGGACGGCCAGCTCGGCCTCGCACGTGGCCACCATGAGCGCCGGCGACTTCCGGAACAACGAGCAGTCCACCACGCTGAGCGCCGCGACCACCGCGCGCATCGAGCACGTCGCGTCCGACGGAACCGTGACAGTCCTGAAGGACAAGGTGGCGCTGCAGGCGGGCGAGATCCTGGACGGCACCGTCATGCGCCGCGATGAGCTGGTGGCGTTCCTGGACGCGCAGGTGGAGGATGCCCGCGCGACGGGTGTGCTCTTCTCGCTGCACATGAAGGCCACCATGATGAAGGTCTCCGACCCGATCATCTTCGGCCACGCGGTGCGTGCGTACTTCAAGGACCTGTTCAACAAGCACGGCGCCACCTTCGACAAGCTCGGTGTGGACACGAAGAACGGCTTCGGCGACGTCGTCGCGAAGATCGCCACGCTGCCCGAGGCCGAGCGTGCCACCATCGAGGCGGACATCGCCGCCACGTACACCAAGGGCCCGAGCATCGCGATGGTGGACTCCGACCGGGGCATCACCAACCTGCACGTCCCGAGCGACGTCATCGTCGACGCGTCCATGCCAGCCATGATCCGGACGTCGGGCCAGATGTGGAACGCGGCGGGCAAGCTGCAGGACACCAAGTGCGTCATCCCGGACAGCAGCTACGCGGGCGTGTACGCGGCGGTCTTCGACGACTGCAAGGCCCACGGAGCTTTCGACCCCGCCACGATGGGCAGCGTCTCGAACGTGGGCTTGATGGCGCAGGCCGCCGAGGAGTACGGCTCGCACGACAAGACCTTCGAGATCAAGGCGGCTGGCACCGTGCGCGTGGTCACCGCCGAGGGCGCGACGCTGATCGAGCACACGGTGAACGAGGGCGACATCTGGCGCGCCTGCCAGGTGAAGGACGCGCCCGTGCGCGACTGGGTCAAGCTGGCCGTGCGGCGTGCCCGCGCCACGAGCACGCCGGCCGTCTTCTGGCTGGACGCCGACCGCCCGCACGACGCGCAGGTCATCGCCAAGGTGAAGGCCTACCTGGCGGAGGAAGACACCACGGGCCTCGAGCTGCCGATCCTGGCCCCGGCCGAGGCCACCAAATTCTCGCTCGCGCGCGTGCGCGCCGGCCAGGACACAGTGTCGGTCACCGGCAACGTGCTGCGCGACTACCTGACGGACCTGTTCCCCATCCTCGAGCTGGGCACCAGCGCCAAGATGCTGTCCATCGTCCCGCTCATGAACGGCGGCGGGCTGTTCGAGACGGGCGCGGGTGGCTCGGCCCCCAAGCACGTGCAGCAGTTCACCAAGGAGGGCCACCTGCGCTGGGACTCGCTGGGTGAGTTCCTGGCCATGGCCGTGTCTTTCGAGCACCTGAGCGAGACGCAGAACAACCCGCGCGCCAAGGTCTTGGCCGACACGCTGGACGCTGGCACCAGCAAGTACCTCAGCTCCAACAAGGAGCCCTCGCGCAAGGTGAACGAGCTCGACAACCGTGGCAGCCATTTCTACCTCGCGCTCTACTGGGCCGAGGCGCTGGCGGCGCAGGACGACGACGCCGAGCTCAAGGCACGCTTCGCCCCCGTGGCGAAGGCCCTCGCCGACAACGAAGCCACCATCGTGGCCGAGCTGAACGGCGCGCAGGGGTCCCCTGTGGACATCGGCGGCTACTACGCGCCCACGCCGGCGCTGGCGGCCAAGGCCATGCGCCCGAGCGGCACGCTGAACGCCATCATCGACGCGGTCTGAGGCCGCAGCCGATCGCCGAAGAGCGCCCCAGCATCGCTGTCGGGCGCTCTTCTCGTCTCGGGCCGGGTCTCCCGCCTCGCAGAACGCCGAAGAGCGCCCCAGCATCGCTATCGGGCGCTCTTCTCGTCCCGGGGCCCCGGCATGCAGGGCCGCGTGTTGCGGGGCTACTTCGCGCGGAAGACGATCATGCCGTGCGTGAGATCGTACGGCGAGAGGGCCACCGTCACGCGGTCCCCCAGGATGACGCGGATGCGGAACTTGCGCATCCGCCCGCAGAGCTGGGCGCGAACCTGCGCGCCCGCGTCGGTGGTGACCTCGAACTGCCCGCCCGCGAACACCTGGCTGATGGTGCCCTCGAGCTTGACGTGATCGTCCCGCTTCTCTTCTTCGGGCTCGCCGAAGGAGGGGCGGCCTCTGCCGCGCCGTCCACCACCTCGCCCGCTGTTCCTATTCGCCAAATTCCTACTCCTTGGGTGCGCCGCCCTCGTGAAGACGCCCTCGCGAGAGAGCTGGCTGCACGAGCAGCTTCGAAGGTCCGTCGTGGATGGGCGTGCTCCGTTTCAGAGCATCCGCCGTCCACCTGGGACGTTCGGCACGCGCAGGGTAACACCACGGCCCTCGCTGGCAAGGCGACACGCGCGCGCGGCGCGAGCTGACACACGCGCCAGCGCGACGACACGGCGCACGTGGGTGGAGCCCCCCCGGAGACTCGCTCCGCCCCGGTCAACGACGGGCTTGCTGCTGCCGACGCTTCGCGACGGCGCCACGCACCTTCATGATCCCGTCGAAGACCTTCATGTAGGCGTTCGTGGCCGTCCCGGCGTCCTTGGGTTGGTAGCTGTCCACCACGTAGGGCACGTACATGCTGCGGCGCAGGCTGCGCGCGCCGTCGTAGGGTGAGCCCTTGACGCGATGCCACATGCGTCCGTCGTGCACCGTGAGGTCCCCCGGCCAGGTCTCGATCATGACCTCGCGCGGGTCGTCGTCGTTGCTCACGAAGTGCACCTTGTGGAAGACCGTGTCCAACGCGCTCTGCGTGTGCGTCCGGGGGATCACGCGCAAGCCGCCGTCGGATGGACGGATGCGGTCGAAGTGCAGCCCCACGTTCAGCATGGGCCCCGGCATCTCGCGGTTGTAGAACACGTCACGCAGCGCGTCGGTGTGCCACCCCAGATCGGGGCGCAGGCTTCCCGGTAGGTTGATGTAGCGGTTGAAGACAACGCCATCCTTCTCGCGTGTGCCGATGCGTGCGTCCTCACCGATCAGTCGCCGGATGGGCTCGAAGCGCGCGTCGGTGACGAAGGCCTCCAGCCACTCGGAGTAGAACGACGAGAAGCCCATGCGCTGCAGGAACGGCTTCCCGTCCGCGCCCGTGCCGAACCACACCGGCACCCCACAGACGGTCTCGATGCCCTCGCGCAGCAGCTTGGCCTCCACCTGATCCACCTCGTCGAGCACGCGCGCCACCTCCTCGGGCGTGGCCACGCGCGCAAACACGATGCAGCCGTTCAGCTGCAGGAACGCGTACTGGACCGGCGTGATGATGTCGCGCAGCTGAAACCGAGTGCCGAGCGGCAGCTCGCTCGCCAGCTTGCGCGCGTCCACGGGGGGGAGCGTCAGCAGGTCCGACTCATCGAGTGGGGGTGCCTCGTCCTCGAACACCTGGGGGCCCGGGAGGTGCTTGGACGACGAGCCCGCGATCGCGCTGGCCGCGGGGGGGTGTGGGTCGAGCGCGGAGAGGGATGGCGTGGTGGCCTGGGCCGTGGTGACTGGCGTGGCGGTGGTGGTCATGGCGAGCCTCGGAGGGTTGGGAGACGGCGGTGATGAGAGGTGAACGGGTGGGTCGCTCAAGGAGGGGGCAAGAGCGTGCTCAGCGCGAGGGCCACGAGGTGCTCGGCGACGGCCGCGCGTGCGGCCTCCGCGTCGTGCGCACCCGTGGACGCTGCGAGCTCGGCCTCGCCGCTGATGGCGTAGCGACCGACGAGGAACACGAGGCTCTGCAGCGGGAGCCGGAGCGCGGGAGCCGGGACGCCCCCGTAGCCAGACAACAGCGAGGAGGCGGCGTCCAGATAGGGAACCAGCAGCTGCTCGCGGTGGCCCGGATCGATCTCGCCAGACTCCAGCACTCCGCGCAGCGCAAAGCGTGCGGCGTCCCGATGTTCGCACGCGAAGCGGAACGCCATCCGCACGGCCGCGTCGACCGCAGCGCGGGGGTCCTGCGCGCGCAGGAACAGGGGGGCCAGGTGGCCTCGCAGCTCGGCCAGCTCGGCCATGGTGGTGGCGCGACAGGTGTCGAACAGCTCGTCCTTG contains:
- the infA gene encoding translation initiation factor IF-1, which gives rise to MANRNSGRGGGRRGRGRPSFGEPEEEKRDDHVKLEGTISQVFAGGQFEVTTDAGAQVRAQLCGRMRKFRIRVILGDRVTVALSPYDLTHGMIVFRAK
- a CDS encoding DbpA RNA binding domain-containing protein; this encodes MSWGEEKGADVRRLLAILCRKGDVTSQDIGEIRVQARSSAVDVHASVAEQFERNATRAGSTRSAGRWERRRRCEGASLAASARSAEGARQGVVARPRTCCPRNRGRRAPAQRSDYRARAAQWPSRAALRSGRRSRCAGRSLALRSGRRVRATRVCEPRARTTSGAGVVGLGLSGGASRRTCSLPDPSRSRARGVRVHGVGGATPPAGRRRPRTPAWRGRRDHAATRGSGRSRRPPHVRSRS
- a CDS encoding phytanoyl-CoA dioxygenase family protein, coding for MTTTATPVTTAQATTPSLSALDPHPPAASAIAGSSSKHLPGPQVFEDEAPPLDESDLLTLPPVDARKLASELPLGTRFQLRDIITPVQYAFLQLNGCIVFARVATPEEVARVLDEVDQVEAKLLREGIETVCGVPVWFGTGADGKPFLQRMGFSSFYSEWLEAFVTDARFEPIRRLIGEDARIGTREKDGVVFNRYINLPGSLRPDLGWHTDALRDVFYNREMPGPMLNVGLHFDRIRPSDGGLRVIPRTHTQSALDTVFHKVHFVSNDDDPREVMIETWPGDLTVHDGRMWHRVKGSPYDGARSLRRSMYVPYVVDSYQPKDAGTATNAYMKVFDGIMKVRGAVAKRRQQQARR
- a CDS encoding outer membrane protein transport protein — translated: MVRPIRTLGPLLGVLLTLGFVGRASATPGDTLGFGTRNINLAGAVTADVEDVGGNYYNPAGIVRGPGLRLTLSYVSMNSALEINGRDSNVERMSGITLGIVAPLRIGDFRFGFGVGVHLPDQRLSRTRSTIQSRPRWERYDTRPHKVYLSTNIAFRPIDWLLIGAGITFQSPSDLQLVIDGSADLFRVSSTRLRHQFEGDLTSTRYPQLGAQIIASDSLSFGISWRGALTLRNKLSATVDGDVVVGTVMAPLDFSLVSDSVSTYMPQQLTLGVAARPVERLRVSMDLTWMDWSKHPSLIPTEVITLEIDLSQLPVMLDIPEEIGGRSPIPMNMHDTLVPRVGIEFDAFRNDRMLFQTRLGYVYEGTPFPLQRGATNFVDSDRHTISLGAGLRLTDLEPTIPGYLQLDAYFQYAYLPTRYHQKDSLVDPVGDYRAGGQQYGFGLSLEVVFE
- a CDS encoding TetR family transcriptional regulator yields the protein MNSEVQREGHDEDPQGLRERKKVQTREALVHAARDLFLERGFDSVTVDEIAQMANVSRRTFFRYFATKEAAAFPNRDRWLEQFHALTAQRAGEPAYQTVRRALLGMAGAFMEHRDAMIAQHRIANAATSLIAYQRDVDRVWADVIADALRHEHGGRESRLIAAAMMGVIRATLDEWFAQGALGDLLEMGTEALELVERGVLHGTRAVG
- a CDS encoding NADP-dependent isocitrate dehydrogenase, whose product is MTDKPTILYTFTDEAPALATYSLLPILQAFAAPAGVAIETRDISLAARILAVFPERLTDAQKTPDALAELGKLVVLPEANVIKLPNISASMPQLKAAIAELQADGYDIPNYPDAPSTDEEKQAKARYDKVKGSAVNPVLREGNSDRRAPRAVKDFARKNPHSMGKWTASSASHVATMSAGDFRNNEQSTTLSAATTARIEHVASDGTVTVLKDKVALQAGEILDGTVMRRDELVAFLDAQVEDARATGVLFSLHMKATMMKVSDPIIFGHAVRAYFKDLFNKHGATFDKLGVDTKNGFGDVVAKIATLPEAERATIEADIAATYTKGPSIAMVDSDRGITNLHVPSDVIVDASMPAMIRTSGQMWNAAGKLQDTKCVIPDSSYAGVYAAVFDDCKAHGAFDPATMGSVSNVGLMAQAAEEYGSHDKTFEIKAAGTVRVVTAEGATLIEHTVNEGDIWRACQVKDAPVRDWVKLAVRRARATSTPAVFWLDADRPHDAQVIAKVKAYLAEEDTTGLELPILAPAEATKFSLARVRAGQDTVSVTGNVLRDYLTDLFPILELGTSAKMLSIVPLMNGGGLFETGAGGSAPKHVQQFTKEGHLRWDSLGEFLAMAVSFEHLSETQNNPRAKVLADTLDAGTSKYLSSNKEPSRKVNELDNRGSHFYLALYWAEALAAQDDDAELKARFAPVAKALADNEATIVAELNGAQGSPVDIGGYYAPTPALAAKAMRPSGTLNAIIDAV